The window CCTCCGGGGCGCCGTCGCCCCCCTCGCCGACGAGTCTTCCAAGCCCGGCAACGCCGGTGGTCTGCTCTGTGCATACAATCCCGGCGGGCCCAAATCCGCCCGGCGGCGCCCGGTCCCGCCCCCCGTCCGGGTATGGTTGTGCGTGTCGGGGGACTTGACCAGTGGCCAAGACTGGAAAGCGGATATGACAGATCAGGCTGGGGCGCGCGACCTGAGGCGGGGCTACGCTACGCCCGCGCCTGCGCGGACGCGGCCGGGCGGCATCGGCGGCGGTGGCGGCGGCGTGCCCCCGGAACTGAACACCGAGGCGATGATGAACCGCCTGAAGGAGGACTTCGCGGCTTTCCCCGGCGGCGACGAGGCGGGTTTCCTGGACGCGGACATCCGCGACTTCTTCAACGAATTGTTCCGCGGTTGCCCGCTGACCCGCAGCGAGGTGATCCGCGAGGCGAACATCTCCCGCACCTACGGCTACCAGATCATGGACGGCACGCGGATCGGCAAACGCGACTATTACCTCGCGATCGGCTTCGCAATGGGTCTGAACCTGAAGCAGACCCAGCGGATGTTGGCCGTGACCGCTACCGGGGCCCTCCATCCCCTGATCAAACGGGACGCGGCCATCATCTTCGGCCTGAACCACGGCTACGACAACAACAAGCTCTATTGGTTCTTGACCGAGTTGGGTCTGCCGCCCCTGAACACGGGTGTCGAGGGCGCGTGACCCTGGCAATGGGACGGGGCTCTTAGCGGCGACGATGCCGTGTGGCCGGGAAACGGCACCGGCGGCGGTTGCCCGGCGGCGGCCACTCAGTGGAGCAGTACTGCCACACCTACTCCGCCAAGGACTTCAAGCCCCGCCGCGACCTGCCTGCCGGACAATTGGTCACACGCCCAGGGCCAGGCGCAATCCGCGACTCAGTTCTTGGATCAGGTCTGCGGGCAGAAGCCCCACGCGGTCAACCAGCAAGTACCGGTCCACCGTGGCGATCTCGTTGACGCGGATGACCGAATCTTTCGGGAGGCCGCCCGCGCCTTTGGGCACGAACACGTTGCCGGGGAAGCGGGCGGCGGCCAGGTTCCCGGTCAAAGACGCGACAATCACCGTGGCCAACGCTGAGTCGTTGAACGACTGCGATTGAACCACCACCACCGGCCGCCGCTTGGCGGGACCATGGCTGGCGGCCGGAACGGGGAAGTCAAACCACCAGACCTCGCCCCGCCGTATCACCAAGGGTCCCGACCCCACCGCTGCAGCATGGCGGCGGTTCCCATTTCCACGAACGCAGCCGACTGGGCGGCCGACTCGGCGGATTCGGCCGCCAACGCCTCGTTGACGCGCGCTGTCACATCGGTCGATTCGAGTGCCCTCAGGTAGAACTCCGCCGCATCCGTGAAGAGCCGGGACCGGGACACGCCCCTGCTCTGGGCCGCCGCCTCGACACGCGCGTAGGTGTCGGCGGGCACTGAAATCGCAGTCTTCACACGTCGAGTATAACCCGGTAATACCGGGACGGCTGAAGCCCCGGTCAGGCGGCCGCGAACAGCGCCGCGTAGCGGTCCAGGGTGTCCGGGGGCACGGTCTTGAGGGTGCCCGTGGCCTGGGCCAGCGGAACAGTCGCGATGTCCGGACCGTGCAGCGCCACCATGACGCCCGTCTCGCCCCGGTGCAGCGCGTCCACCGCCGCGATCCCCAACCGGGTGGTCAGCACCCTGTCGAACGCGCACGGCGTGCCGCCGCGCTGGACGTGGCCCAGGACCACCGAACGGGTCTCGACCCCCGCCCGCGCTGAGAGCTCATCAGCCAGGTAGTCGGCTATCCCGCCCACTCTGACGTGCCCGAACTCGTCCACCGCGGCACCCGATTCGGCCTGGACGGCATCGGCGCGGGGGAGCGCACCCTCCGCCACCACCACCACGGCGTCCCGCCGGGCCGCCACCAGACCCCGGACCCTCGCGGCGACATCGTCCAAGGAGAACGGCACCTCCGGGATCAACGCGGCCGCAGCCGAGGTCGCCAACCCAACCTCCAGCGCGATCCAGCCCGCGTGGCGGCCCATCACCTCCACCACCAGCGCGCGGTGATGCGAGCGCGAGGTGGTGCGCACCCGGTCCACCGCGTCCGTCGCGATCTGCACCGCCGTGGTGAACCCGAAGGTCACGTCCGTCCCGGTCAGGTCGTTGTCGATGGTCTTGGGCACGCCCACGCAGCGCACACCCGCCTGGGACAGGCGCGTCGCCGCCCCCAGCGTGTCCTCGCCGCCAATCGGTATCAGGGCGTCGATGCCGTCCGCTCCCAGATTCGCCTTGATCGCCTCGATCCGGTCCTCCCGCCCGGCGTTCGTCCGCGACGTTCCCAGAATGGTGCCCCCCACCGGCAGGATCTCCTCCACGTCCGCCAGGCCGAGGGGCTGGCTGACCCGCTCCAGCGGGCCCCGCCAGCCGTCCAGGTAGCCCACGAACTGGTCGCCGTGGACCTTGATCCCCTGGGTCACCGCCGCGCGGATGACGCCGTTCAGGCCGGGGCAGTCGCCGCCGCCGGTGAGCAATCCGATCCTCACGCGATCACCTCCAACAAGCCCCCCACCGCCGCGCGGACCGCCTCCCGCGCGGGGGCGAAGTACTTGCGCGTGTCCACCAGCGTCGGGTTGTCGTCCAAAGTGGCGCGGACCGCGCCCGTGAAACGCTGCGACAGCAGCGTCGCGATGTTGATCTTGGTCATCCCCGCCTTGACGGCGGCGGCCAGGTCGCCGTCCGGCACGCCTGAGGACCCGTGGAGCACCAGCGGCACGGGGACCGCCGCGTGGATGGCGGCGATCAACTCGAAATCGAGCTTCGCGTCGCGGCTGGTCATCGCGTGGGAGGAGCCCACGGCGACCGCGAGCGAGTCGACGCCGGTGTCGCGGACGAACTGCGCGGCATCCTCCGGGTCCGTCCTGACCCCCGGGGCGTGCACGCCGTCCTTGCCCCCGATCTCTCCCAATTCGGCCTCCACCCAGGCTCCGCGGGCGTGCGCCAGCGCGGCCACGGCAGCGGTCGCGGCCCGGTTCGCCTGGTCCGGCAGCTTCGAGCCGTCGTACATGATCGAATCGAAGCCCAGGTCCAGGGCCTCGCCGATCAGTTCGAAGGATTCCGCGTGGTCCAAGTGCACCGCCACCGGCGTGGCGGCGTCCCGCGCCAGCGCCTGGCAAGCCCGTGCGATCGGCGCCAGGCGGCCGTGATACTTGACGCAGTTCTGGGAGATCTGCAGGATCACCGGCCGGCCGGCGTCCTCCCCGCCCGCCACGATGGCCTCGGCCAGTTCGAGTTGGATGACGTTGAAAGCTCCCACGCCGCCTGCGGTGGCGGCGGCCGGGCGGATGATCTCCGCCGAGGGGACTAGAGGCATGGCAAATCCTTCAGAGTTGATCGATTATGACTTGGCCGCTTGCGGCTCATCGAGCATAGCCTGATCGAGAATGACCGAACGGGTCAAATGTCGCGGGTGATCAGGATCCAGACCACGCGCGACTCCGCGCGCCACGGCCAGGCGCTGCACGCGGACCAAGTCCGCCATGGGGTCCAGCGTCGAGTTGATCCAGGTCGCCCCGGTGGCGCGCACATCATCCCGCAGCCCTTCCGGCGGCGGCCCGAACATCCAGACCAGACGGCCGGGCTCGGCCAAGGCGATGGGACCATGCCGGTAGTCCATGGCGGGGTAGGCCTCGGTGAAGCTCAGCGACGCCTCGCGCAGTTTCAGCGCGGCCTCCTGCGCCAGGCCGATGGTCCAACCGCGGCCCAAGAAGGCTGCCTGAGTCGCCTCGATCCACGCATTTCCAATCGGCTCCTCCAGCGCCGCCCGGCAGTCCTCGATCGCGCGCCCCAGGTCTTCGCCGAGCCAGGCCCGCAACAGCGCCAGGGTCGAGGTGGCGAACCGGGTCTGCACCACCGACCGCTCATCCGCGAATTCAAGGCCGATGACGTGGTCCGCCTGGTCCGCCACGGGGGTGCCGCGGACGCCGACGATCGCGACCGACGCGGTCGCCGGGTTGAGGCCGGCCAGCGCCTCGGCCACCTCCGTCGTTGTGCCAGAGCGGGAGATCGCCACAACGCGGTCGTAGTCTCTGGCCAACGGCAGCTCCGTGGCCGTGAAGGCGTCGGTCCAGCCGTGGCCCGCCCGTTCGCGCAGGGCCGCGTAGGCCATGGCGATGAACCAGGACGTGCCGCAGCCGATCACGGCGGTCTTCTCGCCTGGGCTTGGCAGGCCGGGGGCGGTCGGCGCCAGCGCAGCCGCCTCCGCCCAGCATTCCGGTTGGGACTCGATTTCTCCGGTGACTAGCAGGTGGTCAAGTTGCGTGGTCATGATGCTCCCCGTGATCAGTAGTCTGTGCTCTCAATTGGAGTATACGCGCCTGTTTGTGCGCGATCAAACGTCCAGCGAGCAATTTCGCGCATCTGTCCGGCTGCTAGCCGGCTGTCACCACCAGCCCGGCCGCAATGGCCGTGCCCACCAGACCGGCGTCCTGCCCCAAGGCCGCCTCGACAACGTCCGGCATGACCTGGAAGGTCAGCCGGTCCGACAGTTCGGCGCGGAGCGGCGCCAACAGGCTTTCGCCCGCGCGCGACAATCCGCCCGCGATCACAATCCGGTCTGGGTCCAGCAGCGTGACCACGGTGACCAGGCCTTCGGCGAGTGCGCGGACGGCATCGTGCCAAACCTGCGCAGCCGCTCGATCGCCGGCCTGCGCCCGGCGCCCGACCTCTTTCGCGTCCGGGGTGGCTGGCCCGCCCACGGGCTGGCCGGTCAACTCGGCGTAACGACGGGCGATCGAGGAGGCAGCCGCGACGCGTTCCAGACACCCAACGCTCCCGCAAC is drawn from Bifidobacteriaceae bacterium and contains these coding sequences:
- a CDS encoding type II toxin-antitoxin system PemK/MazF family toxin encodes the protein MGSGPLVIRRGEVWWFDFPVPAASHGPAKRRPVVVVQSQSFNDSALATVIVASLTGNLAAARFPGNVFVPKGAGGLPKDSVIRVNEIATVDRYLLVDRVGLLPADLIQELSRGLRLALGV
- a CDS encoding ribbon-helix-helix domain-containing protein → MKTAISVPADTYARVEAAAQSRGVSRSRLFTDAAEFYLRALESTDVTARVNEALAAESAESAAQSAAFVEMGTAAMLQRWGRDPW
- a CDS encoding ATP-dependent 6-phosphofructokinase encodes the protein MRIGLLTGGGDCPGLNGVIRAAVTQGIKVHGDQFVGYLDGWRGPLERVSQPLGLADVEEILPVGGTILGTSRTNAGREDRIEAIKANLGADGIDALIPIGGEDTLGAATRLSQAGVRCVGVPKTIDNDLTGTDVTFGFTTAVQIATDAVDRVRTTSRSHHRALVVEVMGRHAGWIALEVGLATSAAAALIPEVPFSLDDVAARVRGLVAARRDAVVVVAEGALPRADAVQAESGAAVDEFGHVRVGGIADYLADELSARAGVETRSVVLGHVQRGGTPCAFDRVLTTRLGIAAVDALHRGETGVMVALHGPDIATVPLAQATGTLKTVPPDTLDRYAALFAAA
- a CDS encoding class II fructose-bisphosphate aldolase family protein is translated as MPLVPSAEIIRPAAATAGGVGAFNVIQLELAEAIVAGGEDAGRPVILQISQNCVKYHGRLAPIARACQALARDAATPVAVHLDHAESFELIGEALDLGFDSIMYDGSKLPDQANRAATAAVAALAHARGAWVEAELGEIGGKDGVHAPGVRTDPEDAAQFVRDTGVDSLAVAVGSSHAMTSRDAKLDFELIAAIHAAVPVPLVLHGSSGVPDGDLAAAVKAGMTKINIATLLSQRFTGAVRATLDDNPTLVDTRKYFAPAREAVRAAVGGLLEVIA
- a CDS encoding SIS domain-containing protein — translated: MTTQLDHLLVTGEIESQPECWAEAAALAPTAPGLPSPGEKTAVIGCGTSWFIAMAYAALRERAGHGWTDAFTATELPLARDYDRVVAISRSGTTTEVAEALAGLNPATASVAIVGVRGTPVADQADHVIGLEFADERSVVQTRFATSTLALLRAWLGEDLGRAIEDCRAALEEPIGNAWIEATQAAFLGRGWTIGLAQEAALKLREASLSFTEAYPAMDYRHGPIALAEPGRLVWMFGPPPEGLRDDVRATGATWINSTLDPMADLVRVQRLAVARGVARGLDPDHPRHLTRSVILDQAMLDEPQAAKS